One region of Ornithinibacter aureus genomic DNA includes:
- a CDS encoding M20/M25/M40 family metallo-hydrolase, with the protein MASDDAPRGTTASDAAPDAAPVTPDTAPEAAARPDAGLGSEAVGLTAALVAIDSVNPGLVPGAAGEAAIVEHLRHRLSRGGFDTHVAQAPGHVGRPSLVAVSPAGAPGPTVVLTGHLDTVGVEGMDDPFGARVDGDRLEGRGACDMKGGVAAMVVAAEELARRRLPGRVVLALVADEEDASLGTLAVLDALPGLGIEPDVAVIGEPTWLALAQSLRGYALVEVTLEGRAAHSSQPEQGVNAVAHLGRLLAAVESRGSLVAERGGSLMVTVASGGESPFVLARHATAIVERRTVPGERSEAALAEVEHLLVHLRLQDDTVSARARLVVARDPWQLDDSGPAAALAADLSRALGDDAASEPFHAPYWMEAPLWQAAGIPTVVCGPAGGGLHAADEWVDLHQVRRYTLALIEAVTTWGSSA; encoded by the coding sequence ATGGCCAGCGACGACGCTCCGCGAGGGACCACGGCATCCGACGCCGCCCCGGACGCGGCACCCGTCACCCCGGACACGGCACCCGAGGCTGCCGCGCGACCTGATGCCGGCCTCGGGTCCGAGGCCGTCGGTCTGACGGCTGCCCTCGTGGCGATCGACTCGGTGAACCCGGGGCTCGTGCCGGGGGCTGCGGGGGAAGCAGCCATCGTCGAGCACCTGCGACACCGGCTGTCACGCGGCGGCTTCGACACCCACGTGGCTCAGGCTCCCGGGCACGTGGGCCGACCGAGCCTCGTGGCGGTCAGCCCGGCCGGCGCACCCGGGCCCACCGTCGTCCTGACCGGCCACCTCGACACCGTCGGGGTCGAGGGCATGGACGATCCGTTCGGGGCGCGGGTCGACGGCGACCGTCTCGAGGGGCGGGGTGCCTGCGACATGAAGGGCGGGGTGGCCGCGATGGTCGTCGCCGCCGAGGAACTCGCCCGCCGCCGGCTGCCCGGTCGGGTCGTGCTCGCCCTGGTGGCCGACGAGGAGGACGCCAGCCTGGGCACCCTGGCCGTGCTCGATGCACTCCCTGGTCTCGGCATCGAGCCCGACGTCGCCGTCATCGGTGAGCCCACGTGGCTCGCGCTGGCGCAGTCCCTGCGGGGCTACGCCCTCGTCGAGGTGACTCTCGAGGGGCGCGCCGCGCACTCGTCGCAGCCCGAGCAGGGTGTCAACGCTGTCGCCCACCTCGGCCGCCTGCTCGCCGCCGTGGAGTCCCGCGGGAGCCTGGTCGCCGAACGCGGCGGCTCGCTCATGGTCACCGTGGCTTCCGGCGGGGAGTCGCCGTTCGTGCTGGCTCGACACGCCACGGCGATCGTGGAGCGGAGGACCGTGCCGGGCGAGCGCTCCGAGGCGGCCCTCGCCGAGGTCGAGCACCTGCTCGTGCACCTGCGCCTCCAGGACGACACCGTCAGCGCCCGCGCGCGGCTCGTCGTCGCGCGCGACCCGTGGCAGCTCGACGACTCCGGCCCGGCGGCCGCCCTCGCGGCCGACCTGAGCCGCGCGCTCGGTGACGACGCGGCATCCGAACCCTTCCACGCGCCCTACTGGATGGAGGCGCCGCTGTGGCAGGCCGCCGGCATCCCCACGGTGGTCTGCGGCCCGGCCGGTGGCGGGTTGCACGCCGCCGACGAGTGGGTGGACCTGCACCAGGTGCGCCGCTACACCCTCGCCCTCATCGAGGCGGTCACGACGTGGGGGTCATCGGCATGA
- a CDS encoding PLP-dependent aminotransferase family protein, producing MTSFARRAERVQPSAIREFLALAGQPGITSFAGGYPDPTLFPMRELHGIYDALLTDGNASALQYTASEGLPELRALVAARLSADGMPCTADDVLITQGGQQGLDLTAKLFVDAGDVIVTERPTFLGALIAFNPCEPDYRSVPMDDEGMDTDALEQVLRTTDRVKLIYTVPDYQNPTGRTMSLARRRRLVELAQEFDVVVLEDTPYRELRYEGERLPTIKSLDTTGRVVHLGSFSKILAPGLRLGWALATPEIREKLALLKLAADTQNGTLNMRAAAAYLGGYDIEGHIAGMLPTYRHQRDLMLASLQEHFPPGITWTRANGGLFTWVTFPAGLDMAAFQRDVLIPQAGVIVVPGTPFFADRPEANHARMSFSGVPDERLVDGVRRMGRLLSQALT from the coding sequence ATGACGTCCTTCGCCCGCCGCGCCGAGCGCGTCCAGCCCTCGGCGATCCGCGAGTTCCTCGCCCTGGCCGGCCAACCGGGGATCACGTCCTTCGCCGGCGGCTACCCCGACCCGACGCTGTTCCCGATGCGTGAGCTCCACGGCATCTACGACGCCCTCCTCACCGACGGCAACGCGTCAGCCTTGCAGTACACGGCATCCGAAGGGTTGCCCGAGCTGCGCGCCCTCGTCGCCGCCCGCCTGAGTGCGGACGGGATGCCGTGCACGGCCGACGACGTCCTCATCACCCAGGGTGGGCAGCAGGGGCTGGACCTCACCGCCAAGCTCTTCGTGGATGCCGGCGACGTCATCGTCACCGAGCGGCCCACCTTCCTCGGCGCGCTCATCGCCTTCAATCCGTGTGAACCGGACTACCGGTCGGTGCCGATGGATGACGAGGGCATGGACACCGACGCCCTCGAACAGGTGCTGCGCACCACCGATCGGGTCAAGCTCATCTACACCGTGCCCGACTACCAGAACCCGACGGGCCGCACGATGAGCCTCGCCCGGCGCCGTCGGCTCGTCGAGCTGGCGCAGGAGTTCGACGTCGTCGTCCTCGAGGACACCCCCTACCGCGAACTGCGGTACGAGGGGGAGCGGCTGCCGACGATCAAGAGCCTGGACACCACCGGCCGGGTCGTGCACCTCGGCAGCTTCTCGAAGATCCTCGCGCCCGGGCTGCGCCTCGGCTGGGCGCTCGCGACGCCGGAGATCCGCGAGAAGCTCGCGCTGCTCAAGCTCGCCGCGGACACCCAGAACGGCACCCTCAACATGCGGGCCGCGGCCGCCTACCTCGGTGGGTACGACATCGAGGGCCACATCGCGGGGATGCTGCCGACCTACCGGCACCAGCGCGACCTCATGCTCGCCTCCCTGCAAGAGCACTTCCCGCCCGGCATCACCTGGACCCGCGCCAACGGCGGGTTGTTCACCTGGGTGACCTTCCCTGCCGGGCTGGACATGGCCGCGTTCCAGCGCGACGTGCTGATCCCGCAGGCCGGCGTCATCGTCGTGCCCGGCACCCCGTTCTTCGCCGACCGGCCCGAGGCCAACCACGCGCGGATGAGCTTCTCGGGTGTTCCCGATGAGCGGCTTGTCGACGGGGTCCGGCGGATGGGTCGGTTGCTGAGCCAGGCGCTCACCTGA
- a CDS encoding aminotransferase class I/II-fold pyridoxal phosphate-dependent enzyme yields MPTDPRGLRGDAPLLDAWLRFHDAAPTPFTIPGHKQRHDLVGDVVAGDVPLYAGLDTMKLSRGVVGQAEAQAAHLWGADLCRFSVGGSTHGNQALALAIGRPGDRVVVARTLHRSMLLGLVLAGLEPVWVRPEVDPAHGLPLGVTAAALEAALASAPDAKGAFIGEPSYVGTVGDVSALAAVAHRHGIPLVIDAAWGAHLGFHPGLPPHALQAGADALVTSAHKALPAWSQGAIVLARTTRIGRAQFDAAVEATATTSPSGAILASIDAARALLQRDGEALLGPVIEAVATARTRLSTIAGLMVLDGPTVDPTRLVLVLPGTGADGNEVEQDLLARGMPVEMADRDTIVAMVTMADRPEAIDELAGALAESIHTRRSVARPVVVSGVWAVDPVTVMSPREAFFAARESVPVERAVGRVSAELIAPYPPGIPVLAPGEEVTDAVVAALRAARAAGSRIAYAADPTVNTLDVVAE; encoded by the coding sequence ATGCCCACCGACCCCCGAGGCCTGCGCGGCGACGCGCCCCTGCTCGACGCGTGGCTGCGTTTCCACGACGCTGCCCCGACACCCTTCACGATCCCCGGGCACAAGCAGCGCCACGACCTCGTCGGTGACGTCGTCGCCGGTGACGTCCCCCTGTACGCCGGCCTCGACACGATGAAGCTCTCGCGCGGTGTCGTCGGGCAGGCCGAAGCCCAGGCCGCGCACCTGTGGGGGGCCGACCTCTGCCGCTTCTCCGTCGGCGGGTCGACCCACGGCAACCAGGCACTCGCGCTCGCGATCGGCCGCCCGGGGGACCGGGTCGTCGTCGCGCGCACCCTGCACCGCTCGATGCTGCTCGGGCTCGTGCTCGCGGGTCTGGAGCCGGTCTGGGTGCGCCCCGAGGTCGACCCGGCCCACGGACTGCCCCTCGGGGTGACGGCCGCCGCGCTCGAGGCAGCCCTCGCCTCAGCCCCGGACGCCAAGGGCGCCTTCATCGGCGAGCCGTCCTACGTGGGCACCGTCGGCGACGTCAGCGCGCTCGCCGCCGTCGCACACCGCCACGGCATCCCGCTCGTCATCGACGCCGCGTGGGGCGCCCACCTCGGCTTCCACCCGGGGCTGCCGCCGCACGCACTCCAGGCGGGGGCCGACGCGCTCGTGACCAGTGCCCACAAGGCCCTGCCTGCCTGGTCGCAGGGCGCCATCGTGCTCGCCCGCACCACCCGCATCGGGCGGGCCCAGTTCGACGCCGCGGTCGAGGCCACGGCAACGACGAGCCCGTCGGGGGCGATCCTCGCGAGCATCGATGCCGCACGGGCGCTGCTCCAGCGCGACGGTGAGGCCCTGCTCGGGCCGGTCATCGAGGCGGTCGCCACGGCGCGCACCCGGCTGTCGACCATCGCGGGCCTGATGGTCCTCGACGGCCCGACGGTGGACCCCACCCGGCTCGTGCTCGTGCTCCCCGGCACCGGCGCCGATGGCAACGAGGTCGAGCAGGACCTGCTGGCGCGGGGGATGCCGGTCGAGATGGCCGATCGCGACACGATCGTCGCCATGGTGACGATGGCCGACCGGCCCGAGGCCATCGACGAGCTCGCAGGCGCACTGGCCGAGTCGATCCACACCCGGCGCTCCGTGGCGCGACCGGTCGTCGTGTCAGGGGTGTGGGCGGTGGACCCGGTGACGGTGATGAGCCCTCGCGAGGCGTTCTTCGCGGCCCGCGAGAGCGTCCCGGTGGAGCGGGCGGTCGGGCGGGTGAGCGCTGAGCTCATCGCGCCCTACCCGCCCGGCATCCCCGTGCTCGCACCCGGCGAGGAGGTCACCGACGCCGTCGTGGCAGCCCTGCGGGCGGCGCGAGCCGCGGGCAGCCGGATCGCCTACGCCGCTGACCCGACCGTCAACACCCTCGACGTCGTCGCCGAGTAG
- a CDS encoding leucyl aminopeptidase, with protein MCPNPNLPVPDDFTPVPSTSATTHVSAVESIDASTVDVLAVVVPAEGELPSELGDLDRDALAAAGFDGKPGATFCLPRAGAPALLVVGAPAAGELDANALRDAAATAARTSAKLGARLGIRVPASSVDAAQAGQVLTEGALLARYRYTALKAEHPEKPLSALVISVDGADGGAVADGIRTGVVTSRASAVARDLANSPPAHLTAVALADVAAELGDAHGFTVEAFDREQLIEMRCGGLLGVNAGSTEEPRMLVLRYTPEGEPTGHLGLVGKGIMYDSGGISIKPSDPMHLLMKMDMGGAAAVLGAFTALRDLGVPSTVTGWLMCTDNMPSGTAVKLGDVLTARNGTTVEIKNTDAEGRLVMMDALALAVEEGVDAVVDIATLTGAVLVALGPATAGLFGNDQGIVDQVKAAGTAVDEPVWQLPLEKKYRKQLDSEIADISNLGGPFAGSTTAALFLAEFVGEVPWAHIDIAGTMNVDADESWRSKGATGYGARLLAEVARDFTPKA; from the coding sequence ATGTGCCCGAACCCGAACCTGCCCGTCCCCGACGACTTCACCCCGGTGCCGTCGACGAGTGCGACCACGCACGTCAGCGCGGTCGAGTCCATCGACGCCTCGACGGTCGACGTCCTCGCCGTGGTCGTGCCGGCCGAGGGTGAGCTGCCGAGTGAGCTCGGCGACCTCGACCGCGACGCGTTGGCCGCTGCCGGATTCGACGGCAAGCCCGGGGCGACGTTCTGCCTCCCTCGCGCAGGCGCCCCCGCCCTCCTCGTCGTCGGTGCTCCCGCGGCCGGTGAGCTCGACGCCAACGCCCTGCGCGACGCCGCGGCAACAGCCGCGCGCACCAGCGCCAAGCTGGGCGCTCGCCTCGGCATCCGGGTGCCCGCGAGCAGTGTCGACGCGGCCCAGGCCGGCCAGGTCCTCACCGAGGGTGCCCTGCTGGCGCGCTACCGCTACACCGCACTGAAGGCCGAGCACCCGGAGAAGCCCCTGTCGGCCTTGGTGATCAGCGTGGACGGCGCCGACGGCGGCGCGGTCGCCGACGGCATCCGCACCGGTGTCGTCACGTCGCGCGCGAGCGCCGTCGCCCGCGACCTCGCGAACAGCCCGCCCGCACACCTGACGGCCGTCGCCCTGGCCGATGTCGCGGCAGAGCTCGGCGACGCCCACGGCTTCACCGTCGAGGCCTTCGACCGCGAGCAGCTCATCGAGATGCGCTGCGGCGGGTTGCTCGGCGTCAATGCCGGCAGCACCGAGGAGCCCCGCATGCTCGTGCTGCGCTACACCCCCGAGGGTGAGCCGACGGGCCACCTGGGGTTGGTCGGCAAGGGCATCATGTACGACTCGGGCGGCATCAGCATCAAGCCCTCGGACCCGATGCACCTGCTCATGAAGATGGACATGGGCGGCGCCGCGGCGGTGCTCGGCGCCTTCACCGCGCTGCGCGACCTCGGCGTGCCGTCCACCGTCACGGGGTGGCTGATGTGCACCGACAACATGCCGTCGGGCACGGCCGTCAAGCTCGGTGACGTGCTCACCGCACGCAACGGCACCACCGTCGAGATCAAGAACACGGATGCCGAGGGGCGCCTGGTCATGATGGATGCGCTCGCCCTCGCGGTCGAGGAGGGGGTGGATGCCGTCGTCGACATCGCGACGCTGACCGGCGCCGTCCTCGTCGCCCTCGGTCCTGCGACGGCCGGGTTGTTCGGCAACGATCAGGGCATCGTCGACCAGGTCAAGGCAGCCGGCACCGCGGTGGACGAGCCGGTCTGGCAGCTGCCCCTGGAGAAGAAGTACCGCAAGCAGCTCGACTCCGAGATCGCCGACATCTCCAACCTCGGCGGGCCGTTCGCGGGCTCGACGACGGCGGCGCTCTTCCTCGCCGAGTTCGTCGGCGAGGTGCCCTGGGCCCACATCGACATCGCCGGGACGATGAACGTCGACGCCGACGAGTCGTGGCGCTCCAAGGGGGCGACGGGCTACGGGGCTCGCCTGCTCGCCGAGGTTGCAAGGGACTTCACCCCGAAGGCCTGA